A genomic segment from Peribacillus sp. ACCC06369 encodes:
- a CDS encoding CAP domain-containing protein — protein sequence MKKIILLSALSLSLLSPTVALGADTYEVAKGDTLTKIASEYDVSISELLKTNPAIKDSNQIQIGQIINLPTSTHIADQENSQSVEQQVLNLVNEERSKSGLPSLEMDTAISKVANLKSEDMRDSNYFNHASPTYGSPFDMMKSFGISYRYAGENIAAGQPSADAVMKSWMNSPGHKANILNKNYTHIGIGHVTGGKYTHYWTQQFIGN from the coding sequence ATGAAGAAAATAATCCTTTTATCAGCACTGTCACTATCCCTTTTATCTCCAACAGTTGCCCTGGGAGCCGATACTTACGAGGTAGCAAAAGGAGATACCTTAACGAAAATTGCTTCTGAATACGATGTCAGCATTTCCGAATTACTTAAAACGAACCCCGCTATAAAAGATTCAAATCAAATACAAATTGGACAAATCATAAATCTGCCTACATCCACACACATAGCTGATCAAGAAAATAGTCAGTCAGTTGAACAGCAGGTTCTTAATTTAGTGAACGAAGAACGTTCAAAATCCGGCCTCCCTTCACTTGAAATGGATACAGCCATTTCCAAGGTTGCAAATCTGAAATCTGAAGATATGCGTGATAGTAATTATTTCAATCATGCAAGCCCAACCTACGGATCGCCTTTCGATATGATGAAATCCTTTGGGATCAGCTACAGGTACGCAGGAGAAAATATCGCAGCAGGTCAGCCCAGTGCGGATGCTGTCATGAAATCATGGATGAACAGCCCCGGACACAAGGCCAATATTCTGAACAAGAACTATACCCATATTGGAATTGGACATGTGACAGGAGGGAAGTACACCCACTATTGGACCCAGCAATTCATTGGAAATTGA
- a CDS encoding DMT family transporter — MKILFPLLAVLGGITIAIQGQINGGLGKKVGVIEASFISFGIGTLALLFIVLFAGNGNISAISTVPKWQLIGGLLGAIYVIVIILVVPQIGVAPALVGVIAGQILIGAVIDHFGLFGGVRIPLDAKKVAGICLLFVSLYLFNHK; from the coding sequence GTGAAGATATTATTTCCGTTGCTTGCGGTCCTAGGTGGCATTACCATTGCCATACAAGGGCAAATCAATGGTGGATTAGGGAAAAAGGTGGGGGTCATTGAAGCTTCTTTCATTTCGTTTGGAATCGGGACACTCGCTTTATTATTTATTGTTTTGTTTGCTGGAAACGGAAATATTTCTGCAATTTCGACTGTACCTAAATGGCAATTGATAGGCGGACTTCTAGGGGCCATTTATGTCATTGTTATTATATTGGTTGTCCCGCAGATTGGAGTGGCCCCTGCATTGGTTGGGGTTATCGCAGGTCAGATACTGATTGGGGCTGTCATTGACCATTTCGGTTTATTTGGAGGGGTACGCATCCCTTTGGATGCGAAAAAGGTGGCAGGCATATGCTTACTTTTCGTGTCATTATATTTATTTAATCATAAATGA
- a CDS encoding cold-shock protein, which translates to MEQGKVKWFNAEKGFGFIERENGDDVFVHFSAIQSEGFKSLDEGQEVTFEVEQGQRGPQATNVQKA; encoded by the coding sequence ATGGAACAAGGTAAAGTAAAATGGTTTAACGCAGAAAAAGGATTTGGCTTCATCGAACGCGAAAACGGAGACGATGTATTCGTACATTTCTCAGCTATCCAAAGCGAAGGATTCAAATCATTAGACGAAGGTCAAGAAGTTACTTTTGAAGTTGAGCAAGGTCAACGTGGACCCCAAGCTACTAACGTTCAAAAAGCATAA
- a CDS encoding crotonase/enoyl-CoA hydratase family protein has product MYSTITSEIVDRVMIVTLNRPEKMNAFNEKMCEEMIHAFDEADENDDVRAVIITGAGDAYCAGMDLEKGAETFMDHTPLVEYRDAGGMLSLRIFEMKKPMIAAINGAAVGIGITMTLPMDIRIASTDSKMGFVFARRGITMEACSGWFLPRLVGMGKASEWIFTGRMISASEAYEGRLVNKIVEPDELMSAAMEIASDIAENTSSVSVTLSRQLMWTMLGANHPVESHKIESKMIHWTGKQADAIEGIEAFLKKRKADFKMKSSSDMPPFYPWGTDRTYEVDKK; this is encoded by the coding sequence TTGTATTCCACGATAACTAGTGAAATCGTCGATCGAGTCATGATTGTTACTCTTAATCGTCCTGAAAAAATGAATGCTTTCAATGAAAAGATGTGTGAGGAGATGATCCATGCTTTTGATGAAGCGGATGAAAATGATGACGTACGAGCCGTTATTATAACTGGCGCTGGGGATGCTTACTGTGCTGGAATGGATTTGGAAAAAGGTGCAGAAACCTTTATGGATCACACTCCTTTGGTTGAATACCGCGATGCAGGGGGGATGTTGTCATTACGAATTTTTGAGATGAAGAAACCTATGATAGCGGCCATTAATGGAGCGGCAGTTGGGATTGGTATCACAATGACTTTGCCCATGGACATTAGAATTGCGTCTACAGATTCAAAAATGGGTTTTGTATTTGCGAGGCGAGGGATAACGATGGAAGCATGCAGCGGCTGGTTCTTGCCTAGGCTTGTCGGAATGGGTAAAGCTTCCGAATGGATTTTTACCGGCAGGATGATTTCGGCCAGTGAAGCATATGAGGGAAGGTTGGTAAACAAGATCGTCGAGCCGGATGAATTGATGTCTGCTGCAATGGAGATTGCATCAGACATTGCAGAAAATACATCTTCTGTCTCCGTGACGTTATCCCGGCAGTTAATGTGGACCATGCTCGGTGCTAACCATCCTGTTGAATCACATAAAATAGAATCGAAAATGATTCATTGGACCGGAAAACAAGCGGATGCAATAGAAGGGATTGAAGCGTTCTTGAAAAAAAGGAAAGCTGATTTCAAGATGAAAAGCAGTAGTGATATGCCTCCGTTTTATCCTTGGGGAACGGATCGAACATATGAAGTGGATAAGAAATAA
- a CDS encoding ABC transporter permease, whose translation MADKVHLTEDMFQPAEGNFKEAERIARPTVSYWSDVWRRFKENKLAMTGFVLIILLVLLAIFGPYINGYTYYGQDFEKKNLSPNSEHWFGTDSAGRDLFTRAWYGARISLFIGLMAALIDFLIGVLYGGISAIRGGRTDNIMMRFAEVIYAIPYLLMVILMMVVLKPGILPIIIAMSITGWIPMARLVRGQVLQLKENEYIHAATISGANTSWTLRKHMIPNTMGPILVNLTLTVPTAIFAEATLSFLGLGVPAPQASWGTLTSDALGSILVGNFYQLLIPAILISLTMFAFNVAGDGLQDALDPKLRK comes from the coding sequence ATGGCAGATAAAGTGCATTTAACCGAAGATATGTTCCAACCCGCTGAAGGGAACTTTAAGGAAGCAGAAAGAATTGCCAGACCAACAGTTTCATATTGGTCTGACGTCTGGCGTCGCTTTAAAGAAAATAAACTGGCGATGACTGGATTTGTTCTTATTATCCTCTTGGTCTTGCTGGCGATTTTTGGGCCATATATTAACGGATATACTTATTATGGACAAGATTTCGAGAAAAAGAATCTTAGCCCAAATAGCGAGCACTGGTTTGGAACGGATTCAGCAGGTAGGGATCTATTCACGCGAGCTTGGTATGGTGCAAGGATATCCTTGTTCATTGGATTGATGGCTGCGCTGATTGACTTTTTGATTGGTGTCCTTTATGGCGGGATTTCAGCCATTCGTGGTGGACGCACGGATAATATCATGATGCGGTTTGCTGAAGTGATTTATGCGATTCCATACCTATTGATGGTTATCTTAATGATGGTCGTATTAAAACCTGGTATTTTGCCGATCATCATTGCGATGTCAATTACAGGCTGGATTCCAATGGCGCGACTGGTAAGGGGACAGGTTTTACAACTAAAAGAGAATGAATATATCCATGCAGCAACCATCTCTGGAGCCAATACGAGCTGGACTTTAAGAAAACACATGATTCCGAATACAATGGGACCGATCCTTGTTAATTTAACGTTGACTGTACCCACTGCTATTTTTGCCGAAGCTACTCTAAGCTTTTTGGGATTGGGAGTGCCAGCACCTCAGGCAAGTTGGGGAACATTGACAAGTGATGCCCTGGGAAGCATTTTGGTAGGGAATTTCTATCAACTATTAATCCCGGCAATATTGATTTCCTTAACCATGTTCGCGTTCAATGTTGCTGGTGACGGACTGCAGGATGCCCTAGATCCAAAACTACGGAAATAA
- a CDS encoding helix-turn-helix domain-containing protein codes for MKIEVGSVIHELRIKQNLTREELAKDICEPNILLDYERSITSPTIDELALFADKLKVDLPYFFTTKNEPIYNYIETIKLLINKYRRTRNYEAIYEIVQKEMATAPEKSISFYQFLKWHEGIAFFYLYNDKQKTIELLNEAIRITMGKRVILHQQEIAILNSIGIIHFKTKNYEEAITIFNEALEFIENIPHVNQEGTIIVKIIHGLAQTLTELQYYQESLNYTLKGINICNSIESLYLYAELHLLTGKNLINLQQPDEGLQYINQAKNIFSLQRNEEFVQIVEDELESILQFI; via the coding sequence ATGAAAATAGAGGTTGGCTCTGTTATCCACGAATTACGAATAAAACAAAACCTTACAAGAGAAGAACTGGCTAAGGATATATGTGAACCTAATATCCTGTTAGATTATGAAAGAAGCATCACTTCTCCAACAATTGATGAATTGGCACTTTTTGCGGATAAACTTAAAGTTGACCTGCCCTACTTCTTCACTACCAAAAATGAACCAATTTATAATTACATAGAAACCATTAAACTTTTGATAAACAAATATAGACGCACTCGTAATTATGAAGCAATCTATGAAATCGTCCAAAAAGAAATGGCAACGGCACCGGAAAAATCGATATCATTTTATCAATTCTTGAAATGGCATGAAGGTATAGCTTTTTTTTATTTGTACAATGACAAACAAAAGACTATAGAATTATTGAATGAGGCCATTCGGATTACAATGGGTAAACGTGTCATTCTACATCAACAGGAGATAGCAATACTAAATAGTATCGGAATCATCCATTTTAAAACGAAGAATTATGAAGAGGCCATAACCATCTTTAATGAAGCATTGGAATTTATCGAGAATATTCCCCATGTGAATCAAGAAGGTACAATTATCGTGAAGATCATTCATGGATTAGCACAAACATTGACTGAGCTTCAATACTATCAGGAATCGTTAAATTATACCCTTAAAGGGATCAACATTTGTAATTCGATAGAATCATTATATTTATATGCAGAACTTCATCTTTTAACTGGTAAAAATCTGATTAATCTCCAACAACCTGACGAAGGACTGCAATATATAAATCAAGCCAAGAACATTTTCAGTCTTCAAAGAAACGAAGAATTCGTACAAATTGTCGAAGATGAATTGGAGAGCATTTTACAATTCATCTGA
- a CDS encoding exonuclease domain-containing protein, whose amino-acid sequence MSNRLGLVLDVETTGLRPSSDEIIELALILFTYSSETGEIINLIDQESFLREPLSYQARSNYDQAYRIHGIPYSSVEGKSFHDEKIKSFIARTDSIFAHNASFDRSFLYQMYPEINDQKWFCTMRNVPWKQYGFENSKLLTLLQAHNITNFQTHRALDDISYLMELMRKPGPSGHPYLKDVIAKNPMKKYAPATQKSRV is encoded by the coding sequence TTGTCTAATAGATTAGGTTTAGTACTAGACGTGGAAACAACTGGTTTACGTCCCTCTTCCGATGAAATTATCGAACTTGCCCTTATACTCTTTACATACAGCAGTGAAACAGGGGAAATTATTAATCTTATTGATCAAGAATCATTTTTAAGGGAGCCTCTCTCCTATCAAGCAAGAAGTAATTATGATCAAGCATACAGGATTCATGGAATTCCATACAGCTCCGTTGAAGGAAAAAGTTTTCACGATGAAAAAATTAAATCCTTCATAGCCCGTACTGATTCGATTTTCGCACATAATGCTTCTTTCGATAGAAGTTTTCTCTACCAAATGTATCCGGAAATCAATGATCAAAAGTGGTTCTGTACGATGCGGAATGTACCTTGGAAGCAATACGGATTCGAGAATAGTAAACTCTTAACATTACTGCAGGCACATAATATCACCAATTTCCAAACACACAGAGCTCTGGACGATATTTCTTACCTAATGGAACTTATGAGAAAACCTGGCCCTTCTGGTCACCCTTATTTAAAAGATGTCATTGCTAAAAATCCGATGAAGAAATATGCACCTGCCACTCAAAAGTCAAGGGTATAG
- a CDS encoding ABC transporter permease, which yields MLRYTLNRFKWAIITLWAVITLTFIIMHTIPGNPFAKEGAMPPAVYENLQVHYGLDKPLLTQYGNYLLEVVQFDFGPSLKSSSISVNDYILKGFPVSLHLGAQALVIAIFFGLILGVVASLKRNKWPDYLSMVIAIVGISVPNFILATILINYFAIKWNIFPVATWATWQHTILPSIALSMMPLAFIARLMRTSMLEVMGQDYILTAKAKGLKRSGVIIKHAIRNALLPIITILGILTANIVTGSFIIERIFGIPGMGDMFVKGISNRDYPVILGSTIVYSAVLILLIFIVDIAYTLIDPRIKVTGEKK from the coding sequence ATGTTGAGATATACATTAAATCGTTTTAAATGGGCGATTATTACTTTATGGGCAGTTATTACATTAACGTTCATCATAATGCATACGATTCCGGGAAATCCATTTGCTAAAGAAGGAGCTATGCCTCCTGCTGTTTATGAAAACCTTCAAGTCCACTATGGATTGGACAAGCCGTTGTTGACCCAATATGGGAATTATTTATTGGAAGTCGTTCAATTTGATTTTGGTCCTTCATTAAAATCCTCTTCCATTTCCGTGAATGATTACATTTTGAAGGGTTTTCCAGTGTCCTTGCACTTAGGGGCACAAGCATTGGTGATTGCCATCTTCTTTGGGCTCATTTTGGGTGTCGTGGCATCACTGAAAAGAAATAAATGGCCCGACTATTTATCAATGGTCATTGCCATCGTAGGGATCTCTGTCCCGAACTTTATCTTGGCGACTATTTTAATCAATTATTTTGCAATAAAATGGAATATATTCCCTGTTGCTACATGGGCGACATGGCAGCATACCATTTTACCATCCATTGCCCTGTCAATGATGCCTCTTGCTTTCATCGCGAGATTGATGCGGACAAGCATGCTTGAAGTAATGGGACAGGATTACATTTTGACAGCAAAGGCCAAAGGATTGAAACGGAGCGGTGTCATTATCAAACATGCCATTCGGAATGCGTTATTGCCGATTATCACGATTCTGGGTATCCTGACTGCTAATATCGTGACAGGAAGCTTCATCATTGAACGTATTTTTGGAATACCGGGCATGGGAGATATGTTCGTAAAGGGAATATCCAACCGAGACTACCCGGTCATTCTTGGTTCCACAATTGTGTATAGTGCGGTGCTTATCCTATTGATATTCATCGTTGATATAGCCTATACGTTAATTGATCCGAGAATTAAAGTGACGGGGGAGAAGAAATAA
- a CDS encoding peptide ABC transporter substrate-binding protein, which yields MKKSKFSVLALLMAIMLILAACNGGSKETSNEKEGGSGDSAKSKVLNVNNSSEPGSLHPANAQGTHESWILEHTFEGLTKKTEEGKIVPGSAESWEISEDGLTWTFKLKDGLKWSNGDPLTANDFEYAWKYALKPETAADYAYQLYYLKGGEAYNSKKGKEEDVGVKATDEHTLVVTLEQPTPYFLDLTSFYTFYPINKKVQEENPKWALDAKTHVSNGPFKLTEWKHKESLKIEKNENYYDKDKIKLDAVNFALIEDENTAWQMYQSGELDIAYPLPVDVQGQLVNSGDKEFKNGAELAVYYYNFNTEVKPFNNAKVRKALSMAIERKKITENVAQGGQKPAFGVIPPGIPDATGDFQENTGNLFEENVAEAKKLLKEGLAEEGMKELPDFSILYNTLDTHKKIAEAVQGMWRDNLGVEVTLENAEFQVKLDREKAGDFEISRAGWVGDYVDPMTFMLWETDGAYNDANWSNKEYDGLLKEAKSTMDPKERMAALHKAEEVLIEEMPILPVYFYTKPYMVKSNVTGVFAPINAYPNFIYADKK from the coding sequence TTGAAAAAGTCTAAATTTTCAGTGCTTGCTCTTCTTATGGCCATCATGCTTATTCTTGCGGCATGTAACGGCGGTTCGAAGGAAACTTCGAATGAAAAAGAAGGCGGCTCGGGTGACTCAGCCAAATCAAAAGTATTAAACGTAAACAACTCAAGTGAACCTGGTTCGCTTCACCCTGCCAATGCTCAAGGTACTCATGAATCATGGATCCTTGAACATACGTTTGAGGGATTGACTAAGAAAACAGAAGAAGGCAAAATCGTGCCTGGTTCTGCAGAATCGTGGGAAATCAGTGAAGATGGATTAACATGGACATTCAAATTGAAAGATGGTTTGAAATGGTCAAATGGAGATCCGCTTACAGCCAATGACTTCGAATATGCTTGGAAATATGCTTTGAAACCGGAAACGGCTGCTGACTATGCTTACCAACTTTATTATCTTAAAGGCGGGGAAGCTTACAACAGTAAGAAAGGGAAGGAAGAGGACGTAGGGGTTAAAGCGACAGACGAACATACATTAGTAGTTACTTTGGAACAGCCTACACCGTATTTCCTTGACTTGACTTCCTTCTATACTTTCTATCCAATCAATAAAAAGGTACAGGAAGAAAATCCAAAATGGGCTTTGGATGCAAAAACACACGTATCGAACGGTCCATTCAAATTAACCGAGTGGAAACATAAAGAAAGCCTGAAAATCGAAAAGAATGAAAATTACTACGATAAAGACAAAATTAAATTGGATGCAGTTAACTTTGCTCTGATTGAAGATGAAAATACAGCATGGCAAATGTATCAGAGTGGCGAATTGGATATCGCTTATCCGCTGCCAGTGGATGTACAAGGACAATTGGTTAATTCTGGCGACAAAGAATTCAAAAACGGCGCAGAACTTGCTGTTTACTATTACAACTTTAATACGGAAGTAAAGCCTTTCAATAATGCAAAGGTAAGGAAAGCGCTTTCAATGGCTATCGAACGTAAAAAAATTACTGAAAATGTTGCTCAAGGTGGTCAAAAACCTGCCTTTGGAGTAATCCCGCCGGGCATTCCTGATGCAACTGGAGATTTCCAGGAAAATACAGGTAACCTATTTGAGGAAAACGTTGCTGAAGCCAAGAAATTGTTAAAAGAAGGTCTTGCTGAAGAAGGCATGAAAGAATTACCTGATTTTTCAATTTTGTATAATACTTTAGATACTCATAAGAAAATTGCTGAAGCCGTTCAAGGAATGTGGCGCGATAACCTGGGTGTTGAAGTGACACTTGAAAATGCAGAATTCCAAGTTAAGCTTGATCGTGAAAAAGCTGGCGACTTTGAAATTTCCCGTGCAGGATGGGTTGGTGACTATGTTGACCCAATGACTTTCATGCTTTGGGAAACAGACGGTGCCTATAATGATGCAAATTGGTCGAACAAAGAATATGATGGTTTATTAAAAGAGGCAAAATCTACAATGGATCCAAAAGAACGCATGGCTGCTTTACATAAAGCAGAGGAAGTTCTGATCGAAGAAATGCCGATCCTTCCGGTTTACTTCTATACAAAACCATATATGGTTAAATCGAATGTTACTGGAGTTTTTGCTCCGATTAATGCTTATCCGAACTTTATTTACGCGGATAAAAAATAA
- a CDS encoding oligopeptide/dipeptide ABC transporter ATP-binding protein, giving the protein MVSLKNKSVKEKTVNENSPLVEIKNLKKYFPVGSQSLKAVDGLDLKIYPGETVGLVGESGCGKSTAGRTITRLYEPTDGEVLFQGKNIFDYKPGEMSHIRREIQMIFQDPYASLNPRMKVEELIGEPLAIHGISKGKERKKRVEDLLKLVGLSPEHITRFPHEFSGGQRQRIGIARALALNPKFIVCDEPISALDVSIQAQVVNLLKELQKEMGLTYLFIAHDLSMVKYISDRILVMYLGRMMELSDSDSLTKDPLHPYTQALLSAVPIPDPTIKRERIVLKGDVPSPINPPSGCVFRTRCPKAMEICSSAAPEWKEQKPGHFVACHLYW; this is encoded by the coding sequence ATGGTTTCACTAAAAAATAAGTCAGTAAAAGAAAAGACAGTCAACGAAAATTCTCCTCTTGTTGAAATTAAGAATTTGAAGAAATATTTTCCTGTTGGTTCTCAGTCGCTGAAAGCGGTAGATGGTTTGGATCTCAAAATCTACCCAGGGGAAACGGTCGGCCTTGTTGGGGAAAGCGGTTGTGGTAAATCGACAGCCGGTCGTACAATTACCCGACTTTATGAACCGACAGACGGAGAAGTTCTGTTTCAGGGGAAAAATATCTTCGATTACAAACCGGGGGAAATGTCACATATCCGCCGTGAAATACAGATGATTTTCCAAGATCCATACGCTTCCTTGAACCCAAGGATGAAGGTGGAGGAATTGATTGGGGAACCACTTGCCATTCATGGGATATCAAAAGGTAAAGAGAGAAAAAAACGGGTGGAAGACCTGTTGAAGCTGGTTGGTTTAAGTCCGGAACATATCACTCGTTTTCCGCATGAATTCAGCGGTGGACAACGCCAGCGTATTGGAATTGCAAGGGCGTTGGCTTTAAATCCTAAATTCATCGTATGTGATGAACCGATTTCTGCCTTGGATGTTTCGATACAAGCTCAAGTAGTGAACTTATTAAAAGAGCTACAAAAAGAAATGGGATTGACTTATTTATTCATCGCGCATGATTTATCGATGGTCAAGTATATTTCAGATCGCATTTTAGTCATGTACCTTGGAAGAATGATGGAACTTTCGGATAGTGATTCTTTAACGAAAGATCCGCTGCATCCTTACACGCAAGCTTTGCTTTCTGCAGTGCCGATTCCAGACCCCACTATTAAACGGGAAAGAATCGTACTTAAAGGCGATGTACCAAGTCCGATCAATCCGCCAAGTGGCTGTGTATTCCGCACTCGCTGCCCAAAAGCGATGGAGATATGCTCCAGTGCTGCACCTGAATGGAAAGAACAAAAACCGGGGCATTTCGTTGCTTGTCATTTATATTGGTAA
- a CDS encoding ABC transporter ATP-binding protein, whose translation MENLLEVNDLHITFHTYAGKVQAVRGVNFEVKKGEAVAIVGESGCGKSVTAKSIMRLLETPPAEYGKGSINFGGKDLIKMSEKEMQKIRGNEISMIFQDPMTSLNPTTKIGSQIMEGILKHNKNMSRKDAYERALETLKLVGIPQPEKRMQQYPHEFSGGMRQRAMIAMALACEPKLLIADEPTTALDVTIQAQILELMKDIQRRMDTSIILITHDLGVVAETCERVVVMYAGKVVETGTVEAIFSNPQHPYTRGLLKTVPRLDMEKTAPLVPIIGSPPDLLDPPKGCPFYPRCESAMKVCKDHDPELEVVEVGQTAACWLHHPMAKATQVQAPTNV comes from the coding sequence ATGGAGAACCTATTGGAAGTCAACGATTTACACATCACCTTCCATACTTATGCAGGAAAAGTGCAAGCAGTACGCGGCGTGAACTTTGAAGTGAAAAAAGGGGAAGCCGTTGCCATTGTTGGAGAGTCCGGATGCGGCAAAAGTGTTACTGCGAAATCCATCATGAGATTACTGGAAACACCTCCAGCAGAGTATGGAAAAGGGTCAATAAACTTTGGCGGCAAAGACCTTATTAAAATGAGTGAAAAGGAAATGCAGAAGATTCGCGGAAATGAAATCAGCATGATTTTCCAGGATCCAATGACTTCTCTCAATCCAACGACAAAAATCGGCAGCCAAATCATGGAAGGCATTTTAAAGCATAATAAAAATATGTCCCGAAAAGATGCATACGAACGGGCGTTGGAAACGCTTAAACTGGTAGGTATTCCTCAGCCGGAAAAAAGGATGCAGCAATATCCACATGAGTTTTCAGGTGGTATGCGCCAAAGGGCGATGATAGCAATGGCTCTAGCTTGTGAACCGAAATTATTAATCGCCGATGAACCTACAACGGCATTGGATGTAACGATACAAGCGCAAATTTTGGAACTGATGAAAGATATCCAACGCAGAATGGATACTTCCATCATTTTAATCACTCATGATTTAGGTGTGGTTGCGGAAACTTGCGAACGGGTAGTCGTCATGTATGCAGGTAAGGTTGTGGAGACTGGTACAGTAGAAGCTATATTTTCAAATCCACAGCATCCATATACAAGAGGCTTGCTTAAAACGGTGCCAAGGCTGGATATGGAAAAAACGGCACCGTTGGTTCCCATTATCGGATCACCGCCCGATTTATTGGATCCGCCAAAAGGATGCCCTTTTTATCCAAGATGTGAATCCGCAATGAAAGTGTGCAAAGACCATGATCCGGAACTTGAAGTAGTCGAAGTGGGACAGACAGCCGCATGCTGGCTACACCACCCAATGGCAAAAGCAACACAGGTACAAGCACCGACTAATGTATAA
- a CDS encoding GNAT family N-acetyltransferase, producing MWFKELETERLCLIEIGHHHAESLFEILSKDEVTKYDGIESLTLVEDARRLIDSFKSAYINKRGMRWGVILKDSGKFIGTVGLNQMSLANKRAEIGYEIHPDYWRQHFTSEAVNEVLRYCFEELRLYRIAALTFKDNIASRNLLKKFGFKEEGSLRSYLFLREQSHDALVFSLLSTEYCQLRQQRNSVIK from the coding sequence ATGTGGTTTAAGGAATTGGAAACAGAAAGGCTGTGTTTAATCGAAATAGGTCACCATCATGCCGAGAGTCTGTTTGAAATTCTCTCTAAAGATGAAGTGACCAAGTATGATGGGATAGAAAGTTTAACTCTAGTTGAAGATGCCCGCCGCTTAATTGACTCGTTTAAAAGTGCTTATATAAACAAACGTGGGATGCGGTGGGGGGTTATTTTGAAAGATTCAGGCAAATTCATCGGTACCGTTGGCCTGAATCAAATGAGCCTTGCCAATAAACGTGCCGAAATAGGATATGAAATCCATCCGGATTATTGGAGGCAACATTTCACATCCGAAGCTGTTAATGAAGTATTACGCTATTGCTTCGAAGAATTAAGACTATACAGAATTGCCGCTTTAACTTTCAAGGATAATATTGCATCTAGAAACCTATTGAAGAAATTTGGATTTAAAGAGGAAGGCAGCCTCCGAAGTTATCTATTTCTTCGTGAACAATCGCATGATGCCCTGGTATTTTCCTTGTTAAGTACAGAGTATTGCCAGTTACGGCAACAAAGGAATTCAGTGATCAAATAG